Below is a genomic region from Kribbella qitaiheensis.
CATCCAGCTCGTCCAGGAACAACACGCACGGCGCGTTGGCCCGGGCGCGCTCGAAGGCGGCATGCAGATTCCGCTCCGAGACACCGAGGTACGGATCCATCACGTCCTCGATCCGGACGTTCACGAACGGCAGACCGCACTCGCCGGCGGTTGCCCGCGCCAGCAGCGTCTTCCCGCAACCAGGCGGACCGTAGAGCATCACGCCGCCGCCGGACCGGCGCCCGTACTTCTCGTACAGCTCCGGCCGGCTCAGCGGGAGGATGACCATCCGGTGGATGACCCGCTTGATCTCTTCCATCCCACCGACCTGGTCGAAGGTGGTGAGCTCCTTCGACACGTCGCCGGCGAGGTCCTCGGCGGCCTCAGGCCCGAGCTTCACCTTGACGCCGCTGCGGCTGGAGATCATCTCGTCCACCAACTGCTGCAACCGCCCGGTCCCCTCGACCACGCCGACCTGCCGCGCGGTTTCGAGGCAGCTCCGCAACAACGCGAGTCGCCCGTTCGCCGCTGCCAACTCGCCGACCGTCACCAGCTGATCGTCAGGGACGCCTTGCTGATCGAGCAGTACGACGTACTGATCGAGCGCCGCCTCGGTCTCGCCCGCCGTGACGAGGGACTCCGCCAGAACGAGCCGCAGCAGCACGTCGTCCGGGTTCGTCTCCACCGCCTTGCGCAGCGCGGAGATCCGGTCGTCGGTCATGAACCCCACCTTCGGTTGATCCAGCGTCGTACCAGCGGCGGCGCGACCCACGAGTACACACAGAACGCGAACCACGCTATCGCCACGGCAGCCGAGGCGGCACCGAGATGCGCAGCGCGCAGACCGTAGATCACAGCCACCACGCAGACCCAGACGACCAGCGGATTGAACCGTTGGAGCGGGCGCAACGGCCGGAGCAGCGGGTGGTTCGCCAGCTTGGCGTTGCGGGCCGCGTCGCGGAGATCCGCCTCACCTGGATGAGCCGCCGCCGCGGACGCGAGAGAGCGGTATCCCGTCCGCGGATCGCCGGTGAGCATCGACGCAGTACCGTGCAGCGCTCGCGCGTTCGGATCCTCGGGATCGTAGGAGAGCGCTTCCTCGGTGTGCCGGAACATCTCCTTGTCCTTGCCGAGCGCGAAGGCGACCTGCGCCCGGGCCGCGGAGACGGCAGCGCTCTCGGGAGCCTGCGAGGCAGCGCGTTCGACCAACGCACCAGCCTTCTCGGCCTGACCCGCGGCCAGGCAGACCATCGCGTAGCCGATCAGCAGATCCGGCTCGTTCGGATCGATGCTGAGCCCTTGCAGGAAGACCGACTCGGCCTCCGGCAAACGACCCTCGGCCCGCAGCGCCGAGCCCAGGATCTGGAGCAAGAGAGGCGACTGGCCGTAGTGGGACAAGCCATCACGCAGTACGTCGATAGCTTCGGTATTGCGGTCCAGTGCGTGCAGCGCCGCACCCCGGAAGAGGTAGGCCCGGTAGTCGAGGGCGGCATCGCCCCATAGACCCTGAAGCTCGTCGAGAGTGCGTTCGGGGTGACCGATCTGCAGCCAATGACCCGCCATCTGCAACCGGGACTCGGTTGGCTCACTCACAGCAGCACCGCCACGCCGGCGAGCAGGACCGCCTCGATCAGACCGCCGCCGATCACGGCAGCGATCCCCGGACCCCACAGCGAGCGGTAGTCCTGGCCACGCAACTGGAAGGCCCGGTCCATCGGGCGCTGGATCCTGAGCTGGGCGAGGCAGGTGACAACTGCGACGACGCGGATAGCGACCCGGATGCCGCTCGTCGTAGCGGTGTCGAGTAGCGCGATGACCACCGCGGCCACGATCAGGCCGGCCAGACCGGCCAGCAGGATCAACCGGCGCTTCGAAGGCTCGACACCGAGCCGGCGGGCGTTCAGGAACGCGATCACGGTCGTGGAGATGACGCCGCCGAAGAAGGCGACGTACGTCTGCGACATCAGCCGCCAGGGACGCACGGCCATGTCGACGCCGGCGCCGATGGTCGGGCGCAGCAGTTCGTCGGACATCGGGCTCCTGGTCACTGATCGGGTCGGGCGAACGCAGCTTAGGCCAGCCACACCACGATTGTCCCCGGTCTCCGGGGAAGCCTGACCGGCCCTTAGGGTGACGGGATGAGTGAGAACTGTCTTTTCTGCGGGATCGTCGCGGGCACCATTCCTTCGCAGCAGGTGGCGTCGAACGACCGGGCGATCGCCTTCATGGACATCAGCCCGGCCACTCGCGGACATCTGCTGGTGATCCCCCGGGCGCACTCCACGGATCTGCGGGAGTGCGCACCCGAAGACCTCACCGCGGCGACCCTGCTGGCCCAGTCGCTCATCTCCCGGGTCATCGAGCGTCTCGACGCCGACGGCGCGAACCTACTCAGCTGCATCGGCGCCGACGCCTGGCAAAGCGTGTTCCACACCCATCTGCACGTCATCCCCCGCTACAAGGACGACCCGCTCGAGCTCCCCTGGCACCCGACCCCCGGCGACTTGGACGCCATCGCCAGCACGGCCGCAGAACTCCGCTAGCGGCGAGCGACCAACTCGTAGACGGCCACAAGCTCGCCGATCAGCACTTCCCAGTCATACCGCCGTACTGCGGCGCGCCCGGCCTCGCGGAGCTTGTCGCGTTCGTCGGGTGAACCGAGGAGCCGCGAGGCCTGGTTGGCGAGTGCTGCGGCGTTGCCTGGCTCGAACAACTCCCCCAGTCGGCCGCCATCGAGCACCTGTCGGAAGGCCGCCAGGTCACTCGCCAGGACAGGCGCACCGGAGGCCATCGCCTCCAGCAGCACGATGCCGAAGCTCTCCCCGCCGAGGTGCGGAGCGACGTACACATCGGAACCGGCGAACATGTCCGCCCGGGCGACATCGTCGATCGCGCCGAGAAACAGAACGTTCTCCCGGCAGAACTCGGGCAGGGACCGCCGCGCATCGTCCGCCTGACCCGCGCCCGCGACTAGCACGCGGAGGTTCGGCCGTTCGGTGACTAGGTGAGGCACGGCGGCGAGCAGGACGGCCAGCCCCTTGCGCGGCTCGTCCATCCGGCCGAGGAAGCTGATCGTGCCGTCGGCCCCTTGCCACTCCGGTCGCGGCCGGCCGTGGAAGCGAGCGGTGTAGAGGCCGTTCGGGATCACCACCGCCTCGCCGCCGATGTGCTGGACCATCATCGAGCGGGCGTTCTCCGACACCGCGATCCGGGCGTCGAGCTTCTCCAGCGCCGGTCGCAGCAGTCCCGCGGCCGCGCTCATTGCCCGCGATCGCACCTGCCAAGTGTGGAACGTCGCGACGAAGGGACCGTCGCCGGACCAGAGCGCGATGATCGAGGCGCTCGGCGTCGTCGGCTCGTGGACGTGGACGACATCGAAGGCGCCATCGGCAAGCCACGCCCGGACCCGGGCCGCAGTACGAGGGCCGAAGGTCACCCGCGCGACCGAGCCGTTGTAGGGCACGCCGACGGCATGACCCGCGCTCACGACGTACGGCGGCGCTGGATGCTCCTCGTCGACCGGGGCCAGCACCGACACCTCGTGGCCGCGCGACAGCAGCGCCTCGGCGAGATCGCGAACGTGGTTCTGCACTCCCCCCGGCGTACCCAGGGAGTATGGGCAGACCAGACCGACCTTCACCAGTCCACTCCGCATCAGTCCACGAAGATCCGTTGCAGCATGTGCCAGTCCTGCGGGTGGGCGGCGATCCCCTCGGCGAAGGCGTCCGCGCAACGCTGCGTCATCGCCGCGGGACCACCCCGCTCGATCGTCTCGTGGAAGGTGATCACCAGGTCAGGGCCGTCGTAGTGCAGCGTGGCCGGGATCAGCGGCGCGCCGGTGCGGACGCTCAACGCGGCCGGGCCGGCCGGCATCCGGGTCTTCCGGCCGAAGAAGTCCACCGGTACGCCGCGCTCCGACAGGTCCCGATCGGCCACCAGGCAGACGAACCCGCCGGCGCGAAGGCGCTCCGCCAGTACGCCGAACACGTGGTCGTCGCTGCCGGTGAGCGCCAGCACCTCCATGCCGAGCTTCTTCCGGTAGGCGACGAACCGGTCGAACAGCGACTCCGGCCGCAACCGCTCGGCCACCGTCGAGACCGGCATCCCGGTCCGTCCGGCCCAGGCGCCCGCGTGGTCGTAGTTCGCCAGGTGTGGGAGGGCGCAGATCACACCGCGGCCCACCTCGTGCGCGTCGCGGAGCAGCTTCTCGTTGACGGTCCGGACCCGGCCGACGATCCGCTCGTCGTCCCACTCGGGCAGCCGGAACGCCTCCTGCCAGTAGCGCAGGTACGAGCGCATCCCGGCCGCGGTCAGCGCATCCAGCTCCGCCGGCTCAGCACTCGGTCGTACTACAGCCAGGTTGGAGCGCAGTTGTTGCACACCCCGCCCGTTCCGCCGCACAACGAAGGCGGCGACACGGTTGAACAGCCAGGTGACGACCGACTCGGGCAACCGGCGTACGAGCGTCCAGGCCAGCGCGAATGCCAGATCGACAGCGCGCTGGCGCAGAGCATCCACAGCTCAGTGGGTCGCCGGCGGCGACTGGCCGTCACCTGGTGGCGGGGGCGGCGTGCCGAGGCCGGCGTTGGCGGGGTCGGCGAGGACCTGTTTGCGGACGTTCAGGGTGCGCTGGATGACCGTGATCGTGCTGGCGACCGCGAGTGCCCAAAGGACGATCTTCAGCAGGATCGGCAGGTTGAGCACATCGGAGAAGAAGCCGATCACGAGCACGGCGACCAGCCGGTCCGAGCGCTCGGCGAGTCCGCCGCTGGCCTTCAGCCCGAGGCTTTCGGCCTTGGCCCGTGCGTACGACGTGGTCGCGCCCATCACCAGCGCCCACAGGGTGACCGCGGCCATCCATCGGGAGTGGCCCGCGCTGCCCGCGTAGTACAGGACGAGGCCGCCGAAGATCGCGCCGTCGCCGAGCCGGTCCAGCGTGGAGTCCAGGTACGAACCCCACTTCGACGACGTACCCGAGGTGCGGGCCATGTAGCCGTCGATCAGATCGGAGAAGACGAAACACGTGATCACCACGGCACCCAGCCAGATATGGCCGCGCGGGAAAAAGATCAGCGCACCGGCGCAGACACCGATGGTGCCGACCAGTGTGACCGCGTCGGCGCTCACGCCGAGCTTCAGCAAGAGGTTGGCGATCGGTGCGATCACCTTGGTCCAGAACTGCCGGAATCTGTTAAGCATGGCGACGCGATCGTAGACCAGGCACCGGACGATCGGGTGACAGCGCCACCCCGAAGGCGCACCATTGCCTCACTGGGAGGCGAAATGACCGTACGACGTTCCGCCGCGGCACGGCTCCTCCTCGCCCTCCTGCTCGTCTTCCTGACGACCGCCGGTTGCTCCGTGGCGCGGAGGGCGGATCAGGCCCGGCCACCATCGAGCCGGCCGCCGGTGGTGGTGCCGACGGTGGTCGCTCCACCGCAACCGGAGAGCCTCGACGGCACTGCGGGCGCACCCGGTCCGCAGGTCTGTACTGCGATCAGCGCCGGCCTCGGCAAGGAACTCGGCGTCAAGGTCACTGCGAAACCGTTCGCCTGGAGTGACGCCGGCCTGCCTGCGCTCGATCTGTGCACGCTGCTGCTCGACGACCGACCGGTACAGATCGGGATCAGCGCGCTCCCGAAGCAGCCCGATTCACTCAGCCGTCTTGCCAGCGGGCTCAACCGGGCCGTGCCCGAACTCGGCCCGGACGCGCGGCTCGGCGCCGCCCGCATGGTCTTCGCGGCCGGCGACCGGGTGATCCGGATCACTTCGCCGGGCGGGATCGACCGCAGTACGGCGACCGGGATCGATCGCGCCAAGGCGGTCGCGATCGGCCGGGCGGTGCGCGCCGCAGTACCGGCCGTACTGCGTGGTGCTCGGCAGGCGGACTCGGCCTGCCAGGTGTCCACGTCGGTGGCCGAGCGATTCGTCGGTGCGCAGGTGCAGCTGCGGCGGGACTATCGGGTGAAGGGGGCGTTGACCTGCATCTGGGGGACGTTCGACGCGACCGTGTCGATCGTCGAGTCGTTCTACCCCGACACCATCCCGGAGGCGGCCACGACTCCCCCGCCGGCCTTCGCTCCCATCGGCGCGCCCGGCTACTACCTGCCCGACCAGGGCGAACTCGTCTTCCGCGAAGGCCGCCGCGTCGTCCGCGTGACTGGCCTCACCGCCCCCGCCCGCCCCGTCAGCCTCGACACCCTGATAGGCATCGTCGGCCCACTCCTGCCCCTTTTCATCCGATAAAAGGCGGGCAGTTGTTCAGTCCGTCGGCCAGGACTTGGCGAGTAGGGCGCGGGTGTCGGAGAGGAGTTGCGGGAGGACCTTGGTCTGGGCGACGACCGGCATGAAGTTGGTGTCGCCGCCCCACCTCGGCACGACATGCTGGTGCAGGTGCGCCGCGATGCCCGCGCCGGCGATCTCGCCCTGGTTCATCCCGATGTTGAACCCGTGCGCCGCCGACACGATCCGGACCGCCCGCATCGCCTGCTGCGTCAGCTTCGCCACGTCGTCCACCTCGGCCCGCGTCAACTCGGTGTAGTCGGCGACATGCCTGTACGGCACGACCATCAGGTGACCGGGGTTGTACGGATACAGGTTCAGCACCGCGTACGCCGCGCCCGCCCGCGCCGCGATCAGCCCGTCGGCGTCGGACAACCCCGGGATCCGGCAGAACGGACACCCCGACCCCGCCTCGGTACTGGTCGGCTTGTTCTCCCCCGCGATGTACGCCATCCGGTGCGGCGTCCACAGCCGCAGGAACGGATCCGGCGCCCCGACCCCGTCCTGCCCGCTCAACTCCACCGGCTCGTACGGCGACGCAGCCGGCTCCCCTGGGTCGTCCGCGCCGGGCGGGACCGGGCCTTCCGTCATACCTGGGCGCGCTTCTTGACGGTGTCGACGATCTCGGCGACCGCGTCGGCGATCGGGATGCCGTTCTTCTGCGATCCGTCGCGGTAGCGGAACGAGACCGAGCCCGCGGCCATGTCCTCGTCACCGGCGATCAGCATGTACGGCACCTTCGCCTTCTGGGCGTTCCGGATCTTCTTCTGCATCCGGTCGTCGGAAGCGTCGACCTCGATCCGGATCCCCTCGGCCTTGAGCTGCGCCGCCACCTCGTACAGGTAGTCCACGTGGCCGTCGGTGATCGGGATGCCGATCACCTGGACCGGCGCGAGCCACGGCGGGAAGACCCCGGCGTAGTGCTCGGTCAGCACCGCGACGAACCGCTCGATCGAGCCGAACAGGGCCCGGTGGATCATCACCGGGCGCTGCCGGGAGCCGTCCGGGGCGGTGTACTCGAGCTCGAAGCGCTCCGGCAGGTTGAAGTCCAGCTGGATCGTCGACATCTGCCAGGTCCGGCCGATCGCGTCGCGGGCCTGGACGGAGATCTTCGGCCCGTAGAACGCGGCGCCCTCCGGGTCGGGGACCAGCTCCAGGCCCGGAGCCCTCGGCGACCTCGCGCAGCGTCTCGGTCGCCTCCTCCCAGACCTCGTCGGAGCCGACGGACTTCTCCGGGTTCCGGGTCGAGAGCTCGAGGTAGAAGTCGTCGAGCCCGTAGTCGGCCAGCAGGCCGAGCACGAAGTTCAGCAGGCCGCGGAGCTCGTCGCGCATCTGCTCACGGGTGCAGTAGATGTGCGCGTCGTCCTGGGTGAAGCCGCGGGCCCGGGTCATCCCGTGGATGACGCCGGACTTCTCCAGCCGGTACACCGTGCCGAACTCGAACAGCCGCATCGGCAGCTCGCGGTACGACCGGCCGCGCGAGTCGAAGATCAGGTTGTGCATCGGGCAGTTCATCGGCTTCAGGTAGTAGTCCTGACCCTGCTTGCGGATCTCGCCGTCCGGCCCGCGCTCCTCGTCCAGGTGCATGGGCGGGTACATCCCGTCGGCGTACCAGTCCAGGTGACCCGAGGTCTGGAACAGCTGCGCCTTGGTGATGTGCGGCGTGTAGACGAACTCGTAGCCGTCCTCGACGTGCCGCTGGCGGGAGTAGTCCTCCATCACCTTGCGGAGGACGCCGCCCTTCGGATGGAAGACGGCGAGGCCGGAGCCGATCTCGTCGGGGAAGCTGAACAGGTCGAGCTCGGTGCCCAGCTTGCGGTGGTCGCGCTTGGCGGCCTCTTCCAGGTGCGCGAGATACGCCTTCAGCGCGTCGCGGCTGTCCCAGGCGGTGCCGTAGATGCGCTGCAGTTGCTGGTTCTTCTCGCTGCCCCGCCAGTACGCCGCGGCGACGCGCATCAGCTTGAAGTTGCCCAGATAGCCGGTGGCCGGGACGTGTGGGCCGCGACAGAGGTCCTTCCAGGCGACGGTGTCGTCGCGCCGGATGTTGTCGTAGATCGTCAGCTCACCGGCGCCGACCTCGACCGAAGCACCCTCGGCGGCGTCGGCCGAGGCCGAGCCCTTGATCCCGATCAGCTCGAGCTTGTACGGCTCGGCGGCCAGCTCGGCGCGCGCGTCGTCGTCGGAGACCACCCGGCGGCTGAACCGCTGCCGCTCCTTGATGATCTGCTGCATCTTCTTCTCGAGCTTGGTCAGGTCGTCCGGCGTGAACGGCGTGGCCACGTCGAAGTCGTAGTAGAAGCCGTTCTCGACCGGCGGGCCGATGCCCAGCTTCGCGTCCGGGAACAGCTCCTGCACCGCCTGGGCCAGCACGTGCGCGGTCGAGTGCCGGATGATCGCGAGACCGTCGGCCGAGTCGCTCTTCACCGGCTCGATCTCGTCACCGTCCTCGACCACCTTGGCGAGGTCGCGCAGCTCGCCGTTGACCTTGGCGGCGATGGCGGAGCGATCCTGACCGAAGAGCTCGGCGAACAGCTCCCCGATCGTCGTCGTCTCGGTCACACTCCGCTCAGCCTCGCCCTCGACGCCGACCAGATGGACCTTGACTTCCGGCACGTTCACTCCTCGGGTAGGCCGGCCCACTGCAGGCCGTCACACCGCAGATGGTATCCATTCCGCCGCCCCGCCCCGACGCCCCATCCACAGGCCCGTCGGATGACACCGGACCTGACGAAAGTCGGGGGTCGGTGCCGCCTGAAGTCCGATGTGCGACCCCCTGGCGATTCCTAGGTTCGTAACCACACTACGAACCAGGGAAGGGCCCTCGTGATCAGCCTCGAAGGACTCACCAAGCGGTACGGCGAAACCACCGCCGTCGACGCTCTCGACCTCACCGTCGCGCCCGGCCGGGTGACCGGCTTCCTCGGCCCGAACGGCGCCGGCAAGTCCACCACGATGCGGATGATCCTCGGCCTTGACTCCCCCACCGCCGGGGCCCGCGCTCGTCGACGGCCGCCCGTACGCCGAGTGGCCGGTGCCGTTGCTCAAGGTCGGAGCCTTGCTGGACGCGAAAGCCCTGCATCCGCGCCGCAGCGCCCGCAACCACCTGATCGCGATGGCGCGCAGCAACGGCCTCCCGGTCAGCCGGGTGGACGAGGTGATCTCGGCCGTCGGCCTCGACTCGGTCGAAAGGAAGCGCGCCGGTCAGTACTCGCTCGGGATGGGCCAGCGACTCGGCATCGCCGGCGCACTGCTCGGCGATCCCGAGATCCTGATGTTCGACGAGCCGGTGAACGGCCTCGACCCGGATGGGGTCCGCTGGGTCCGCGATCTGATCCGCTCATTGGCCGGCGAGGGCCGGACCGTCTTCGTGTCCAGTCATCTGATGAGCGAGATGCAGCTGACGGCCGACCAGTTGGTGGTGA
It encodes:
- a CDS encoding ATP-binding cassette domain-containing protein, encoding MTPPPPGPALVDGRPYAEWPVPLLKVGALLDAKALHPRRSARNHLIAMARSNGLPVSRVDEVISAVGLDSVERKRAGQYSLGMGQRLGIAGALLGDPEILMFDEPVNGLDPDGVRWVRDLIRSLAGEGRTVFVSSHLMSEMQLTADQLVVIGRGRLIADAPISTVIAGSSRSAVHIRIPVPTDLAVLRERLAGEADQVDSSADELIVTGVPAERVGDLAHELGIRLHELRTKQASLEEAYMELTADSVQYGVAVAS
- a CDS encoding glycosyltransferase family 4 protein yields the protein MQNHVRDLAEALLSRGHEVSVLAPVDEEHPAPPYVVSAGHAVGVPYNGSVARVTFGPRTAARVRAWLADGAFDVVHVHEPTTPSASIIALWSGDGPFVATFHTWQVRSRAMSAAAGLLRPALEKLDARIAVSENARSMMVQHIGGEAVVIPNGLYTARFHGRPRPEWQGADGTISFLGRMDEPRKGLAVLLAAVPHLVTERPNLRVLVAGAGQADDARRSLPEFCRENVLFLGAIDDVARADMFAGSDVYVAPHLGGESFGIVLLEAMASGAPVLASDLAAFRQVLDGGRLGELFEPGNAAALANQASRLLGSPDERDKLREAGRAAVRRYDWEVLIGELVAVYELVARR
- a CDS encoding HIT family protein; this encodes MTEGPVPPGADDPGEPAASPYEPVELSGQDGVGAPDPFLRLWTPHRMAYIAGENKPTSTEAGSGCPFCRIPGLSDADGLIAARAGAAYAVLNLYPYNPGHLMVVPYRHVADYTELTRAEVDDVAKLTQQAMRAVRIVSAAHGFNIGMNQGEIAGAGIAAHLHQHVVPRWGGDTNFMPVVAQTKVLPQLLSDTRALLAKSWPTD
- a CDS encoding HIT family protein; the protein is MSENCLFCGIVAGTIPSQQVASNDRAIAFMDISPATRGHLLVIPRAHSTDLRECAPEDLTAATLLAQSLISRVIERLDADGANLLSCIGADAWQSVFHTHLHVIPRYKDDPLELPWHPTPGDLDAIASTAAELR
- a CDS encoding phosphatidylinositol mannoside acyltransferase, which gives rise to MDALRQRAVDLAFALAWTLVRRLPESVVTWLFNRVAAFVVRRNGRGVQQLRSNLAVVRPSAEPAELDALTAAGMRSYLRYWQEAFRLPEWDDERIVGRVRTVNEKLLRDAHEVGRGVICALPHLANYDHAGAWAGRTGMPVSTVAERLRPESLFDRFVAYRKKLGMEVLALTGSDDHVFGVLAERLRAGGFVCLVADRDLSERGVPVDFFGRKTRMPAGPAALSVRTGAPLIPATLHYDGPDLVITFHETIERGGPAAMTQRCADAFAEGIAAHPQDWHMLQRIFVD
- a CDS encoding tetratricopeptide repeat protein, with translation MTDDRISALRKAVETNPDDVLLRLVLAESLVTAGETEAALDQYVVLLDQQGVPDDQLVTVGELAAANGRLALLRSCLETARQVGVVEGTGRLQQLVDEMISSRSGVKVKLGPEAAEDLAGDVSKELTTFDQVGGMEEIKRVIHRMVILPLSRPELYEKYGRRSGGGVMLYGPPGCGKTLLARATAGECGLPFVNVRIEDVMDPYLGVSERNLHAAFERARANAPCVLFLDELDALAFARHKHGGSESRRLVDVLLQELDAIGSDNDGLLVLAATNAPWDVDEAMLRPGRFDRVIFVPPPDEPARADILKVLLKDVPADELDLSALAKEAPMFSGADLRALVERSVDRVIDEALATGGEPPLSMRHLTEALATVKPSTLDWLHRVRSYIEFANQAERYDDVAAYLRSKDVRRRLS
- a CDS encoding tetratricopeptide repeat protein, with the translated sequence MSEPTESRLQMAGHWLQIGHPERTLDELQGLWGDAALDYRAYLFRGAALHALDRNTEAIDVLRDGLSHYGQSPLLLQILGSALRAEGRLPEAESVFLQGLSIDPNEPDLLIGYAMVCLAAGQAEKAGALVERAASQAPESAAVSAARAQVAFALGKDKEMFRHTEEALSYDPEDPNARALHGTASMLTGDPRTGYRSLASAAAAHPGEADLRDAARNAKLANHPLLRPLRPLQRFNPLVVWVCVVAVIYGLRAAHLGAASAAVAIAWFAFCVYSWVAPPLVRRWINRRWGS
- the pgsA gene encoding phosphatidylinositol phosphate synthase — encoded protein: MLNRFRQFWTKVIAPIANLLLKLGVSADAVTLVGTIGVCAGALIFFPRGHIWLGAVVITCFVFSDLIDGYMARTSGTSSKWGSYLDSTLDRLGDGAIFGGLVLYYAGSAGHSRWMAAVTLWALVMGATTSYARAKAESLGLKASGGLAERSDRLVAVLVIGFFSDVLNLPILLKIVLWALAVASTITVIQRTLNVRKQVLADPANAGLGTPPPPPGDGQSPPATH